GCTTGTCCCTATATCGAGTCTATCTGCGCTAAGTTGTTCATATACTAGCGGATCAAAAGCCTAGGAAAAACCGTTGATCAGGATAAATTGTGGATAGAAGCACGATCGGCTTGGTACCACTGAGATCATAGTGGGGAAGATCTTATTCAGGGGTGGGGAAAAGATCGGGAAGCGGACGCGTTGCTAACGGTTAACGGACGCTGGCGCTAAGGGTGAAAGAGGCTGGTCTTGGTGAGTTAGTCACAGTAAAGGGCTTTTGCTCTTCCCTTAAACCCTTAGCAACGCGTCCGTTTACCCTTTACCGAAAACTAAAACGCCCAACCTTCCGGCTGGGCGCTAAATTCTGCGGGTGAAAAGGGAGGTTTAAGCTACTTATCTCTCTTTACCATTGCTTTGAGCGCAGCAATATTGGTTTGTAAGCCTTCCGCTTCTTTTAGTTGGCGACGATCAGCGGCAAAACGGTCGTATTCTGACTTCGCTTTGTCATCTGCTGATTTCTTAGTTATTTTTCCTGTACCACTAAGTACATCACGGTCGTTGAAATCTAGGAATTGATCGAGTTTATTGCCCCAGTCTTGAAGGAATACTTGCTTGCGGCGTAGCGCTTGGTCCTCTGCAAAATCAAGCCACATGTTTACAATACGATTGAGCTCTTTGATTTCATCCTCATGTAGGTAATTCTTAGCTATAGTCACATCACTTTTACGTACTTCTTCACCTTTGTAGCTCGTTAGGCCCATGTCTGGTTTATCGGCATCTACACGATTTGCGATCAGTTCGGCCGCTGTCATATGAGTACTGGCATAATGCAGTTTGTTTTGAATGGTTTGAAAGAAGCGAGTGGTTTCTTTATTTGAAGGTTCGTAGTCTGCTGCCATCGTGAAGATTTCTTTCACTCGTAGATAAACGCGGCGCTCACTCGCACGGATGTCTCGAATGCGTTCAAGCATCTCATCAAAATAGTCTGGTACAGCAGAGTGCCCAACGGGTGGGTTTTTTAGGCGTTCATCATCCATTGCAAAACCTTTAATCAGATATTCCTGCAATATTTGTGTTGCCCATTGACGAAATTGGGTTCCCCGTTGTGAACGAACCCGATAACCAACAGCTAAGATAGCCTCTAGGTTATAGTGATCTATTTGACGAGAAACCTGCCTTGTCCCCTCTAATCGAACTATCCGGAATTTCCGGATGGTTGCACTTTGTACAAGTTCACCTTCACTATAAATGTTAACTAAATGCTCATTGATAGTGCGAACATCTTTGCCATATAACTCAGCCATCGCTGATTGTGACAGCCACAAAGTATCAGACTCAAAACGACATTCAACGCGGGTTTTACCATCTTTACTGGTAAAGAGAACAAACTCTCCGCGAGGAGCTTGAGGGAAGGAATCTGTCATTTTGTTCTCCTTTAAATAGACACTCTTATACTAGCGGATCAATAGCTTAGGAAAAACAGTTGTTCAGGATAAATTGTGGATAGATACGGGATCGGCTTGGTATGGCTAAGATCATAGTGGGGAAGATCTTATTCAGGGGTGGGGAAAAGATCGGGAAGCGGACGCGTTGCTAACGGTTAATGGACGCTGGCGCTAAGGGTGAAAGGGGCTGGTCTTGGTGTAAAGGGCTTTTTCTCTTCCCTTAAACCCTTAGCAACGCGTCCGTTAACCCTTTTACCGAAAACAAAAAACGCCCAACCTTTCAGTTGAGCGTTGTGATATCAAGGTTCTCGAACCCCTTATTTCCCTATACAAAATGAAGAAAATATCCGTCCTAACAAGTCATCAGAGCTAAATTCCCCAGTAATTTCATTGAGGTGCTGCTGGGTGATGCGTAGTTCTTCTGCCAAGATTTCGCCGGCCATGAAACCTTCAAGCTGTTGCTGGCCAATCTCTAGGTGTTCGGCGGCACGTTCTAGGGCATCTAGGTGACGGCGACGAGCCATAAAGCCGCCTTCTTGGTTGCCAGTAAAGCCCATGATCTCTTTTAGGTGGTTGCGTAGTGCATCCACGCCGATGCCTGTTTTGGCAGATAGGCGGATCAAGGTTGGTTGATTGACGTGGCAGATCCCCATCTCTTCACCAGTTTGATCGGCTTTATTACGGATAACGGTAATGCCGATACTCTCTGGCAAGCGATCAATAAAGTCAGGCCAAATATCTTTCGGGTCGGTGGCGTCTGTGGTGGTGCCATCCACCATAAACAGTACTCGGTCTGCTTGCTCAATCTCTTCCCAAGCACGTTCGATACCGATTTTCTCCACCTCGTCAGAGGCATCACGTAGGCCTGCGGTATCGATAATGTGCAGTGGCATACCATCGATATGGATGTGTTCACGCAGTACGTCACGGGTGGTGCCCGCAATGTCGGTAACAATTGCACTCTCTTTACCTGATAAGGCATTGAGTAGGCTAGACTTACCAGCGTTAGGACGACCTGCGATGACCACCTTCATACCTTCACGCATGATGGCGCCTTGGTTGGCCTCTTGGCGTACGGCAGCTAGGTTGTCGATGATCGCTTGCAGGTCTGCACTGACCTTGCCATCGGCAAGAAAGTCGATCTCTTCTTCAGGGAAGTCGATAGCCGCTTCGACATAGATGCGCAGGTGGATTAGCGATTCCACCAGCGTTTGGATCTTCTTCGAGAATTGACCTTGCAGAGATTGCAGTGCAGATTTTGCGGCTTCTTCTGAGCTTGCATCAATCAGGTCGGCAATCGCTTCAGCTTGGGTAAGGTCCATTTTGTCGTTCAAAAACGCACGTTCTGAAAACTCACCAGGGCGAGCTGGACGCACACCTGCAATCTTAAGGATACGTTTGATCAGCATATCCATGACAACAGGGCCACCATGGCCTTGCAACTCGAGTACGTCTTCACCGGTGAATGAATGTGGGTTAGGGAAGTATAAGGCGATGCCTTGGTCAAGCTCCAGACCGTTTTCATCTTTGAATGGAATGTACTCAGCGTAACGTGGCTTGAGGGATTTCCCTGTGACTTCAATGGCAACCTGCTCGGCTAGTGGGCCTGATACTCGAATGATGCCAACCCCGCCACGACCGGGTGCAGTTGCTTGAGCGACAATAGTGTCTGTAGTCATAAAGTGTCCTGACTGGGGCTATGCCCGTTATAAAATCTATCTGGGGTGAATTGTAATCACCCCAACGCAAAAAGGCGACCTTTTGGCCGCCTTTTGATTGATTCGCTAATCTTTACTTAGCTCGTTTGCTTTAGAAAGGTTACTTTGAGTGTAGACCTTTCTTCTCCAGCGCTTTGTAGATAAGCGTTTGCTGGATAAGCGTTACGATGTTCGATACTAGCCAGTATAGAACCAGACCTGATGGGAACCATAGGAAGAAGAAGGTAAACATCACCGGCATAAAGGTCATGATCTTCTGCTGCATAGGATCGGTTACCGTAGTCGGGCTCATCTTCTGGATCAGGAACATCGACGCACCCATCAGTAGCGGTAGGATGTAGTACGGGTCTTGTGCTGACAAGTCCGTGATCCAACCGAAGAATGGTGAGTGACGTAGTTCAACAGACTCCATTAGAGACCAGTACAGTGCGATGAAAATAGGCATCTGTAGAAGAATTGGTAGACAGCCACCCAGTGGGTTCACTTTCTCTTTCTTATACAGTTCCATCATCTCTTGGCTCATGCGTTGACGGTCATCGCCAATACGCTCACGCATCGCTTGCAGCTTAGGCTGAAGCATGCGCATTTTCGCCATTGAGGTGTACTGAGCTTTCGTCAGTGGGTACATAGCACCACGAACGATGAAGGTCAGGATGATGATTGCAATACCCCAGTTAGACACGAAGCTTTGGATGAACGAAAGCAATACGTGCAGTGGTTTTGCGATGAACCATAGCCAGCCATAGTCTACTACTAGATCTAGGTTCTCAGCGGTTGCCGCCATCTCATCTTGAAGTTTTGGACCCACCCATAGTGTTGCGTGGAACTGAGCTTCACCACCATCAGCGATGGTTTTGTTTGGCATGCGAACACCGATATCAGCAAGGTTGCCGATCACGCGAGTGTATAGGTTAGTACCTGGCTCTTGGCGAGGAACCCAAGCCGTCGCAAAGTAGTGCTGGATCATAGCTGCCCAACCTTTACCGTCTGGTAGGTTGATTGACAGGTTACGGTCTTGCATATCATCGAAGCTGTATTTCTTGTAACGAACATCTTCAGTTGAGTATGCGCCGCCACGGTAAGTAGGCATTGCTAGGTTACCACCAGCGTCCATGACGTTTTGGCGTAGGTGAGCGTACATACCAAAGGTTGCGTTGTTACCCGAGTTGTTGACAACATCGTACTGAACTTCGATTGCGTAGCTGCCACGTTTGAAAACAAAAGTTTTCACGTAGTCGATACCATTAACAGAGTAGGTCAGTGGAATGCGCAGTTCTTCTTCGCCATCACTCATCTCTAGGGTATCAGTACCTAGTTCGTAGTTAGGGCGTTGAGTGCTGCTTAGGTCGACACCTTGAGGGCCAACTAGACCACTCTGGGCGATAAACGTATGACCTTGCTCATTCTTAAGAAGAACAAAATTGTCATCTGAGTCCAGCTCTGCATCGTATTGGTTCAGCTCAGCCGACACAATGTCGCCGCCGAAAGTATCAATAGACAGAGTTAGCACATCCGTT
This portion of the Vibrio sp. SCSIO 43136 genome encodes:
- a CDS encoding virulence RhuM family protein, with the translated sequence MTDSFPQAPRGEFVLFTSKDGKTRVECRFESDTLWLSQSAMAELYGKDVRTINEHLVNIYSEGELVQSATIRKFRIVRLEGTRQVSRQIDHYNLEAILAVGYRVRSQRGTQFRQWATQILQEYLIKGFAMDDERLKNPPVGHSAVPDYFDEMLERIRDIRASERRVYLRVKEIFTMAADYEPSNKETTRFFQTIQNKLHYASTHMTAAELIANRVDADKPDMGLTSYKGEEVRKSDVTIAKNYLHEDEIKELNRIVNMWLDFAEDQALRRKQVFLQDWGNKLDQFLDFNDRDVLSGTGKITKKSADDKAKSEYDRFAADRRQLKEAEGLQTNIAALKAMVKRDK
- the mnmE gene encoding tRNA uridine-5-carboxymethylaminomethyl(34) synthesis GTPase MnmE, with amino-acid sequence MTTDTIVAQATAPGRGGVGIIRVSGPLAEQVAIEVTGKSLKPRYAEYIPFKDENGLELDQGIALYFPNPHSFTGEDVLELQGHGGPVVMDMLIKRILKIAGVRPARPGEFSERAFLNDKMDLTQAEAIADLIDASSEEAAKSALQSLQGQFSKKIQTLVESLIHLRIYVEAAIDFPEEEIDFLADGKVSADLQAIIDNLAAVRQEANQGAIMREGMKVVIAGRPNAGKSSLLNALSGKESAIVTDIAGTTRDVLREHIHIDGMPLHIIDTAGLRDASDEVEKIGIERAWEEIEQADRVLFMVDGTTTDATDPKDIWPDFIDRLPESIGITVIRNKADQTGEEMGICHVNQPTLIRLSAKTGIGVDALRNHLKEIMGFTGNQEGGFMARRRHLDALERAAEHLEIGQQQLEGFMAGEILAEELRITQQHLNEITGEFSSDDLLGRIFSSFCIGK
- the yidC gene encoding membrane protein insertase YidC translates to MDSQRNILLIALAFVSFLLFNQWQSYKNPTPQQQAQNSSTLPAPSFSDDLADPAPQASSPSQRLVNVKTDVLTLSIDTFGGDIVSAELNQYDAELDSDDNFVLLKNEQGHTFIAQSGLVGPQGVDLSSTQRPNYELGTDTLEMSDGEEELRIPLTYSVNGIDYVKTFVFKRGSYAIEVQYDVVNNSGNNATFGMYAHLRQNVMDAGGNLAMPTYRGGAYSTEDVRYKKYSFDDMQDRNLSINLPDGKGWAAMIQHYFATAWVPRQEPGTNLYTRVIGNLADIGVRMPNKTIADGGEAQFHATLWVGPKLQDEMAATAENLDLVVDYGWLWFIAKPLHVLLSFIQSFVSNWGIAIIILTFIVRGAMYPLTKAQYTSMAKMRMLQPKLQAMRERIGDDRQRMSQEMMELYKKEKVNPLGGCLPILLQMPIFIALYWSLMESVELRHSPFFGWITDLSAQDPYYILPLLMGASMFLIQKMSPTTVTDPMQQKIMTFMPVMFTFFFLWFPSGLVLYWLVSNIVTLIQQTLIYKALEKKGLHSK